In a single window of the Pedococcus dokdonensis genome:
- a CDS encoding amidohydrolase family protein: MAPSPSSQLAAPRSDADVPAYWRALGLPGLADIHVHFLPEPMLAKVWAYFDQAQEHYGQPWPIHYRDDEATRIATLRALGVRAIPALAYPHKPGMAQWLNEWCAEFARRVEGAVHCATLFPEAGVGEQVERSLRQGARLFKMHVQVGGYSPDDPLLDPAWEALERAGKPVVLHAGSAPKEGAYTGPKAVAAVLDRYPRLTFVIAHLGMDEYDAFADLAEAFPRVHLDTTMAGTDFSNRFAPLPPAYVERLAGLGDRVVLGTDFPNIPHPYAHQLEALHRLGLGDDWMRKVLWHNGARLLGLEDADA, encoded by the coding sequence GTGGCCCCGTCACCGTCGTCGCAGCTCGCGGCCCCCCGCTCCGATGCCGACGTCCCGGCATACTGGCGGGCGCTCGGTCTCCCGGGGCTGGCCGACATCCACGTGCACTTCCTGCCCGAGCCGATGCTCGCGAAGGTGTGGGCCTACTTCGACCAGGCTCAGGAGCACTACGGCCAGCCGTGGCCGATCCACTACCGCGACGACGAGGCGACCCGCATCGCGACGCTGCGGGCGCTCGGGGTGCGGGCCATCCCGGCGCTCGCCTACCCCCACAAGCCCGGCATGGCGCAGTGGCTCAACGAGTGGTGCGCCGAATTCGCCCGTCGCGTCGAGGGGGCGGTGCACTGCGCCACCCTCTTCCCCGAGGCGGGTGTCGGCGAACAGGTCGAGCGTTCGCTGCGGCAGGGCGCCCGGCTGTTCAAGATGCACGTGCAGGTCGGCGGCTACAGCCCGGACGACCCGCTGCTCGACCCGGCGTGGGAGGCGTTGGAGCGCGCCGGCAAGCCCGTGGTGCTGCACGCCGGTTCGGCTCCCAAGGAGGGCGCGTACACCGGGCCGAAGGCGGTCGCTGCCGTGCTCGACCGCTACCCGCGGCTGACCTTCGTGATCGCGCACCTCGGCATGGACGAGTACGACGCGTTCGCCGACCTGGCCGAGGCGTTCCCGCGCGTGCACCTCGACACGACGATGGCCGGTACCGACTTCAGCAACCGGTTCGCGCCGCTCCCGCCCGCCTACGTCGAGCGGCTGGCCGGGCTCGGCGACCGGGTCGTCCTCGGCACCGACTTCCCGAACATCCCCCACCCCTACGCCCACCAGCTCGAGGCGCTCCACCGCCTCGGGCTCGGTGACGACTGGATGCGAAAAGTGCTGTGGCACAACGGTGCCCGTCTTCTCGGACTGGAGGACGCCGATGCCTGA
- a CDS encoding VOC family protein, translating into MPRQYVCLWFDRQAEDAANFYTSVFPNSKVGLISRYPEASGDRAGEVLTVAFELDGVPYVGLNGGPQFTFDEAISITVDCVDQAEIDHYWDALTADGGEEGPCGWLKDKFGLSWQIVPQDWDAIFSTDQDRAARVFEAMMGMKKLDIAALEAAGNG; encoded by the coding sequence ATGCCACGCCAGTACGTCTGTCTCTGGTTCGACCGCCAGGCGGAGGACGCCGCGAACTTCTACACCTCGGTCTTCCCGAACTCGAAGGTCGGCCTGATCTCGCGCTACCCCGAGGCGAGCGGCGACCGGGCCGGCGAGGTCCTGACCGTCGCCTTCGAGCTCGACGGCGTGCCGTACGTCGGGCTCAACGGCGGACCGCAGTTCACCTTCGACGAGGCCATCTCGATCACGGTCGACTGCGTGGACCAGGCCGAGATCGACCACTACTGGGACGCGCTGACCGCCGACGGCGGGGAGGAGGGGCCCTGCGGTTGGCTGAAGGACAAGTTCGGGCTGTCGTGGCAGATCGTGCCCCAGGACTGGGACGCGATCTTCTCGACCGACCAGGACCGGGCCGCCCGCGTCTTCGAGGCGATGATGGGCATGAAGAAGCTCGACATCGCAGCCCTGGAGGCGGCCGGCAACGGCTGA
- a CDS encoding DHA2 family efflux MFS transporter permease subunit translates to MSAPATTPVEYPEKIDAAVLKVAGVVVLGAIMSILDITVVNVALRTFQTAFADGGQPLAYSDVAWTVTGYTLALATVIPLSGWAADRFGTKRLYMLAILLFTLGSVLCAAATSIGMLIGFRVLQGLGGGMLMPLGMTIMTRAAGPARMGRLMAILGVPMLLGPIFGPILGGWLIDHFSWHYIFLINAPIGVIALVYAWFALAKDNPQPSESFDFVGMLMMSPGLALFLYGVSSIPGEGGIGHTKVLLPGLGGLALMALFVVYSFRPRHPLLDLRLFRNRNLTVSILTMFIFAAAFFGGLLLVPQFLQQVQGESPLDAGWLVASQGFGAMLTMPIAGALTDRIPVGRIVPFGLLLIIGGMFTLTQVQADSSHWGFIIPVMFVMGLGMGGTMMPIMTSALKTLTHHEVARGSTLLNISQQIASSVGVALFSVVLTNALKDNVPTSNQPAAAASAAADAFAHTFLWAAILVTLTLIPAFFLPRKREVSHLLDDADGSEAAPAAFIH, encoded by the coding sequence GTGTCAGCACCTGCCACGACACCCGTGGAATACCCCGAGAAGATCGACGCTGCCGTCCTCAAGGTGGCTGGCGTCGTCGTCCTCGGGGCGATCATGTCGATCCTCGACATCACCGTCGTCAACGTCGCCCTCCGCACCTTCCAGACCGCCTTCGCCGACGGCGGCCAGCCGCTCGCCTACTCCGACGTCGCCTGGACGGTCACCGGCTACACCCTGGCCCTGGCCACCGTGATCCCGCTGTCCGGCTGGGCCGCCGACCGGTTCGGCACCAAGCGCCTCTACATGCTGGCGATCCTGCTCTTCACGCTCGGCTCGGTGCTCTGCGCCGCAGCCACCTCGATCGGCATGCTGATCGGTTTCCGCGTCCTGCAGGGCCTCGGTGGCGGCATGCTCATGCCGCTCGGCATGACGATCATGACGCGCGCCGCGGGCCCGGCCCGGATGGGTCGCCTGATGGCGATCCTCGGGGTGCCGATGCTGCTCGGCCCGATCTTCGGACCGATCCTCGGCGGCTGGCTGATCGACCACTTCAGCTGGCACTACATCTTCCTCATCAACGCCCCCATCGGCGTGATCGCCCTGGTCTATGCGTGGTTCGCGCTGGCCAAGGACAACCCCCAGCCGTCCGAGTCGTTCGACTTCGTCGGCATGCTGATGATGAGCCCCGGGCTGGCCCTGTTCCTCTACGGCGTCTCCTCGATCCCGGGTGAGGGCGGCATCGGGCACACCAAGGTGCTGCTGCCCGGTCTGGGTGGCCTGGCGCTGATGGCGCTCTTCGTGGTCTACAGCTTCCGGCCCCGGCACCCGCTGCTCGACCTGCGGCTCTTCCGCAACCGCAACCTCACGGTGTCGATCCTGACGATGTTCATCTTCGCCGCCGCGTTCTTCGGCGGACTGCTGCTGGTGCCCCAGTTCCTCCAGCAGGTGCAGGGCGAGTCGCCGCTCGACGCCGGCTGGCTGGTCGCCTCACAGGGTTTCGGCGCGATGCTGACCATGCCGATCGCCGGAGCGCTGACCGACCGGATCCCGGTCGGTCGGATCGTGCCGTTCGGGCTGCTGCTCATCATCGGCGGCATGTTCACGCTGACCCAGGTCCAGGCCGACTCCTCGCACTGGGGCTTCATCATCCCGGTCATGTTCGTGATGGGGCTCGGCATGGGCGGCACGATGATGCCGATCATGACCTCGGCGCTCAAGACGCTCACCCACCACGAGGTGGCCCGCGGGTCGACCCTGCTCAACATCAGCCAGCAGATCGCCAGCTCGGTCGGTGTCGCGCTGTTCTCGGTCGTCCTGACCAACGCCCTCAAGGACAACGTCCCGACCAGCAACCAGCCGGCAGCGGCTGCGAGCGCCGCGGCCGACGCGTTCGCGCACACCTTCCTGTGGGCCGCGATCCTGGTCACCCTGACCCTGATCCCGGCGTTCTTCCTGCCGCGCAAGCGTGAGGTCTCGCACCTGCTCGACGACGCAGACGGTTCGGAGGCGGCACCCGCCGCGTTCATCCACTGA
- a CDS encoding heavy metal translocating P-type ATPase produces the protein MATDAPSHAGHPDPGGSVELVIGGMTCASCATRIEKKLNKIDGVTATVNYATEKARVSFPATVSTDDLLATVERTGYTATLPVVDRSDDEATPDAADPTAVLRHRLLVSVALALPVVVLAMVPAWQFRNWQWASLVLAAPVVVWGGWPFHRAAWTNLRHGQTTMDTLVSVGTLAAFGWSLYALFLGTAGEPGMTHPFRFTLERTDGAGNIYLEAAAGVTAFLLAGRYAEARAKRASGAALRALLELGAKDVAVLRGDGDDAREERIPVEQLTVGLRFVVRPGEKIATDGTVESGSSAVDASMVTGESVPVEVGPGDAVVGATLNAGGRLVVRATRVGADTQLAQMATLVEDAQNGKAQVQRLADRVSGVFVPVVILLAAATLGFWVGTGAGWTAAFTAAVAVLIIACPCALGLATPTALMVGTGRGAQLGLLIRGPEVLESTRQVDTVLLDKTGTVTTGRMSLAVVVPAPGEDAAVVLRLAAAVEDASEHPVARAVADAARATAPLPAASGFASTAGLGVAGTVEGHAVVVGRPRLLADWSVTLPDELQDAVSAAQSRGATAVAVAWDGVARGVLVVADTVKPSSAHAVAQLRALGLHPVLLTGDNEAAARSVAAQVGIDEVVADVLPQEKVHAVQRLQSQGRVVAMVGDGVNDAAALAQADLGLAMGTGSDVAIQASDLTLVRGDLRSAPDAIRLARRTLGIIRGNLFWAFAYNVAAIPLAAMGLLSPMIAGGAMALSSVFVVTNSLRLRGFRATS, from the coding sequence ATGGCCACTGACGCCCCCAGCCACGCCGGCCACCCGGACCCGGGCGGGTCGGTCGAGCTCGTCATCGGCGGGATGACGTGCGCCTCCTGCGCGACCCGGATCGAGAAGAAGCTCAACAAGATCGACGGCGTCACCGCCACCGTCAACTACGCCACCGAGAAGGCCAGGGTGTCGTTCCCCGCGACGGTCTCGACGGACGATCTCCTGGCGACCGTCGAGCGCACCGGCTACACCGCGACCCTGCCGGTGGTCGACCGCTCGGATGACGAGGCCACCCCTGACGCGGCCGATCCCACCGCCGTGCTCCGGCACCGGCTCCTGGTGTCGGTGGCCCTGGCCCTGCCGGTCGTCGTGCTGGCGATGGTGCCGGCCTGGCAGTTCCGCAACTGGCAGTGGGCCTCCCTCGTGCTGGCGGCCCCGGTCGTGGTCTGGGGTGGCTGGCCGTTCCACCGCGCCGCCTGGACCAACCTGCGGCACGGACAGACCACCATGGACACGCTCGTCTCGGTCGGCACGCTGGCCGCCTTCGGCTGGTCGCTCTACGCGCTCTTCCTCGGCACCGCGGGAGAGCCCGGGATGACACACCCGTTCCGGTTCACCCTGGAGCGCACCGACGGCGCGGGCAACATCTACCTCGAAGCGGCGGCAGGGGTGACCGCCTTCCTGCTCGCCGGGCGCTACGCCGAGGCCCGTGCCAAGCGGGCGTCGGGAGCCGCGCTGCGCGCCCTGCTCGAGCTCGGCGCCAAGGACGTGGCGGTGCTGCGTGGCGACGGCGACGACGCCCGCGAGGAGCGGATCCCCGTGGAGCAGCTGACGGTGGGCCTGCGGTTCGTCGTGCGCCCCGGCGAGAAGATCGCCACCGACGGCACCGTCGAGAGCGGCTCCTCGGCCGTCGACGCGTCGATGGTCACCGGGGAGTCCGTGCCGGTCGAGGTGGGTCCGGGCGACGCCGTGGTCGGCGCCACGCTCAACGCCGGGGGTCGGCTGGTCGTGCGTGCCACCCGGGTCGGCGCCGACACCCAGCTGGCGCAGATGGCCACGCTGGTCGAGGACGCCCAGAACGGCAAGGCCCAGGTGCAACGGCTCGCCGACCGGGTCTCCGGGGTTTTCGTGCCCGTCGTGATCCTGCTGGCCGCGGCGACGCTCGGCTTCTGGGTCGGCACCGGAGCGGGCTGGACCGCTGCGTTCACGGCAGCAGTCGCCGTGCTGATCATCGCCTGCCCCTGCGCCCTCGGGCTCGCGACCCCGACCGCGCTGATGGTCGGGACCGGTCGCGGCGCCCAGCTCGGCCTGCTCATCCGCGGCCCCGAGGTGCTGGAGTCCACCCGCCAGGTCGACACCGTGCTGCTCGACAAGACCGGCACGGTGACGACCGGGCGCATGTCGCTGGCCGTCGTGGTGCCGGCCCCGGGTGAGGACGCGGCCGTGGTGCTGCGGCTGGCAGCAGCCGTCGAGGACGCGTCGGAGCACCCGGTCGCGCGCGCGGTCGCGGACGCGGCGCGAGCCACTGCCCCGCTGCCGGCCGCCAGCGGGTTCGCGAGCACCGCGGGTCTCGGGGTCGCCGGCACGGTCGAGGGCCACGCGGTGGTGGTGGGGCGACCGCGCCTCCTGGCCGACTGGTCCGTCACCCTCCCCGACGAGCTGCAGGATGCCGTCTCGGCGGCCCAGTCGCGCGGCGCCACCGCGGTCGCGGTCGCGTGGGACGGCGTGGCCCGCGGCGTGCTCGTGGTGGCCGACACGGTCAAGCCGAGCTCGGCGCACGCTGTCGCGCAGCTGCGGGCACTCGGGCTGCACCCGGTGCTGCTCACCGGTGACAACGAAGCGGCTGCCCGGTCGGTCGCCGCCCAGGTCGGCATCGACGAGGTCGTCGCCGACGTGCTGCCCCAGGAGAAGGTCCACGCCGTGCAGCGGCTGCAGTCGCAGGGCCGGGTCGTCGCGATGGTCGGCGACGGCGTGAACGACGCGGCCGCCCTCGCGCAGGCCGACCTGGGACTGGCGATGGGCACCGGCAGCGACGTCGCGATCCAGGCCAGCGACCTCACCCTGGTGCGGGGTGACCTGCGCTCGGCCCCCGACGCGATCCGGCTGGCGCGCCGAACCCTCGGCATCATCCGCGGCAACCTGTTCTGGGCGTTCGCCTACAACGTGGCCGCCATCCCGCTCGCCGCCATGGGCCTGCTCAGCCCGATGATCGCAGGCGGTGCGATGGCCCTGTCGTCGGTGTTCGTCGTGACCAACAGCCTGCGCCTGCGCGGCTTCCGCGCCACCTCCTGA
- a CDS encoding DUF427 domain-containing protein gives MARPTPSPVSPGQESVWDYPRPPRVEPSGERVEVWLGGERVADTTRSWRVLETSHPPTYYLPRDAFGDRALRPAAGSSWCEWKGAASYLDVLGGGLVAPRAAWFYADPTPGFTVIAGAVAVMPALVDRCVVDGEVVRPQEGGFYGGWITERVVGPFKGGPGSHGW, from the coding sequence ATGGCCCGCCCCACGCCCTCCCCCGTCAGCCCCGGCCAGGAGTCGGTCTGGGACTACCCGCGCCCACCACGGGTGGAGCCCAGTGGCGAACGCGTGGAGGTCTGGCTCGGCGGTGAGCGGGTGGCCGACACGACGCGGTCCTGGCGGGTGCTCGAGACCAGCCACCCGCCGACCTACTACCTGCCGCGGGACGCGTTCGGTGACCGGGCCCTGCGGCCGGCAGCCGGGTCGTCGTGGTGCGAGTGGAAGGGCGCGGCGTCATACCTCGACGTGCTCGGCGGCGGGCTGGTGGCGCCCCGCGCGGCCTGGTTCTACGCCGACCCGACCCCTGGCTTCACGGTGATCGCGGGGGCGGTCGCGGTGATGCCCGCGCTGGTGGACCGGTGCGTCGTCGACGGCGAGGTGGTGCGGCCCCAGGAGGGTGGCTTCTACGGCGGCTGGATCACCGAGCGTGTGGTCGGTCCGTTCAAGGGAGGCCCGGGCTCGCACGGCTGGTGA
- a CDS encoding glycoside hydrolase family 13 protein, with the protein MALDDEQGPAQAWWRSAVMYQVYPRSFADGNGDGEGDLPGLRARLPYLADLGVDGLWISPWFPSPMADGGYDVSDFRGIHPMFGSLDDADAVLREARALGLRVIIDLVPNHTSDEHPWFLAALAAAPGSPERARYFFRDGRGESGQEPPNNWISAFGGPAWSRVTEPDGSPGQWYLHLFAPEQPDLDWSNEAVLDDFDDVLRFWFDRGVDGLRIDAAPAMSKKAGLPDADYGGVLQFRTVDWDDNPHWDVDSVHDIFRRWRAIADTYDGDRAFVAEAVVSTPERLAKYLRPDEMHTAFNFPYLKGPWEAGALRQVIDDTLASFEPVGVPSTWVLTSHDEIRPVTRYGRPTTSSYFIADGQGEVSDLALGTRRARAAALLMLALPGGAYVYQGEELGLPNVDDLPDEVLQDPIFLRSNGEMRGRDGCRVPLPWSGQQPPFGFSPEGVTPWLPQPESWRDLTVEAQDGDPTSMLTLYREALRLRRETPGLYAAGLAWRESAPDVLDFDRGEVLRCVVNLSGHPVDVPADRVLLASGPLDGDGGRLPTDTAAWLSP; encoded by the coding sequence GTGGCACTCGACGACGAGCAGGGCCCGGCGCAGGCCTGGTGGCGCTCCGCGGTGATGTACCAAGTCTACCCGCGCAGCTTCGCCGACGGGAACGGTGACGGCGAAGGTGACCTGCCCGGCCTCCGGGCCCGACTGCCCTACCTCGCCGACCTCGGCGTCGACGGGCTCTGGATCTCGCCGTGGTTCCCCTCGCCGATGGCCGACGGGGGCTACGACGTGAGCGACTTCCGCGGCATACACCCGATGTTCGGGTCGCTCGACGACGCCGACGCGGTGCTGCGCGAGGCGCGCGCGCTCGGGCTGCGGGTGATCATCGACCTGGTCCCCAACCACACCTCCGACGAGCACCCGTGGTTCCTCGCCGCGCTCGCCGCGGCACCCGGGTCGCCCGAGCGAGCCCGCTACTTCTTCCGCGACGGTCGGGGCGAGTCCGGACAGGAGCCACCGAACAACTGGATCAGCGCCTTCGGCGGACCCGCCTGGTCGCGGGTGACCGAGCCGGACGGCTCGCCGGGGCAGTGGTACCTGCACCTCTTCGCGCCCGAGCAGCCCGACCTCGACTGGTCCAACGAAGCGGTGCTCGACGACTTCGACGACGTGCTGCGGTTCTGGTTCGACCGCGGGGTCGACGGGCTGCGGATCGACGCCGCGCCGGCGATGTCGAAGAAGGCCGGCCTCCCGGACGCGGACTACGGCGGGGTGCTGCAGTTCCGCACCGTCGACTGGGACGACAACCCGCACTGGGACGTCGACAGCGTGCACGACATCTTCCGGCGGTGGCGGGCGATCGCCGACACCTACGACGGCGACCGCGCCTTCGTGGCCGAGGCGGTCGTCAGCACGCCGGAGCGGTTGGCGAAGTACCTGCGCCCTGACGAGATGCACACCGCCTTCAACTTCCCCTACCTCAAGGGGCCGTGGGAGGCCGGGGCGCTGCGCCAGGTCATCGACGACACGCTCGCATCGTTCGAGCCGGTCGGGGTGCCGTCGACCTGGGTGCTCACCAGCCACGACGAGATCCGGCCGGTCACCCGCTATGGCCGCCCGACGACGAGCTCCTACTTCATCGCCGACGGGCAGGGCGAGGTGTCCGACCTCGCGCTCGGCACCCGGCGGGCCCGCGCCGCGGCGCTGCTCATGCTCGCGCTGCCCGGTGGCGCGTACGTCTACCAGGGCGAGGAGCTCGGCCTCCCGAATGTCGACGACCTGCCCGATGAGGTGCTCCAGGACCCGATCTTCCTGCGCAGCAACGGTGAGATGCGGGGTCGGGACGGCTGTCGTGTCCCGCTGCCGTGGAGTGGCCAGCAGCCGCCGTTCGGGTTCTCGCCCGAGGGGGTGACGCCCTGGCTGCCCCAGCCCGAGTCGTGGCGCGACCTCACCGTCGAGGCGCAGGACGGCGACCCCACCTCGATGCTGACGCTCTACCGCGAGGCGTTGCGGCTGCGCCGCGAGACCCCCGGCCTGTATGCCGCCGGGCTGGCCTGGCGCGAGTCCGCACCGGACGTCCTCGACTTCGACCGCGGCGAGGTGCTGCGCTGCGTCGTCAACCTGTCGGGCCACCCGGTCGACGTGCCGGCCGACCGGGTGCTGCTGGCCAGCGGTCCCCTGGATGGCGACGGTGGCCGGCTGCCGACCGACACCGCCGCCTGGCTGAGCCCCTGA
- a CDS encoding heavy-metal-associated domain-containing protein, translating to MSTQTFDVVGMTCGHCASAVTEELSALDGVSTVSVDLVAGGTSAVTVDASRELTTAEVAAALDEAGDYSLAP from the coding sequence ATGAGCACCCAGACCTTCGACGTCGTCGGCATGACCTGCGGCCACTGCGCCAGCGCCGTCACCGAGGAGCTCAGCGCCCTCGACGGCGTGTCTACGGTCTCCGTCGACCTCGTCGCCGGCGGCACCTCGGCGGTCACCGTCGACGCGAGCCGCGAGCTCACCACGGCCGAGGTGGCCGCCGCCCTCGACGAGGCGGGCGACTACAGCCTGGCGCCGTGA
- a CDS encoding UBP-type zinc finger domain-containing protein, protein MAQEQAGIDTEVPPSGTGCAECLAAQGWWVHLRRCAQCGHIGCCDSSPSQHATHHFEDTGHPVMTSFEPGEDWFWDFSAQRGFRGPRLADPQSHPVDQPTPGPAGQVPADWQDHVNQ, encoded by the coding sequence ATGGCTCAGGAGCAGGCAGGGATCGACACCGAGGTCCCACCCAGCGGGACCGGGTGCGCGGAATGCCTTGCGGCACAAGGATGGTGGGTGCACCTTCGACGGTGCGCACAGTGTGGCCACATCGGCTGCTGCGACTCGTCGCCGAGCCAGCACGCCACCCACCACTTCGAGGACACCGGCCACCCGGTGATGACCAGCTTCGAGCCGGGGGAGGACTGGTTCTGGGACTTCTCCGCGCAGCGGGGTTTTCGCGGACCCCGGCTGGCCGACCCGCAGAGCCACCCGGTGGACCAGCCGACACCGGGTCCGGCCGGGCAGGTGCCGGCCGACTGGCAGGACCACGTCAACCAGTAG
- a CDS encoding phosphotransferase enzyme family protein: MELLRRVREDFGIPLIGVRPTGLGADARATLWRGETADGTGYAVKSSTAPQPGLVVADFLAACGVPGVPDPVRTTGGSLTAPLADGSVVSVVPWIDGARAIETGLDGRHWRAFGAALGAVHATAPAAPLLDGPDRPGLLALDRHDPTPEVRRAREFGSRLDAALGQSPEDRLLSELAGLWHLHGGRVLEVAALAESTALDRPAWQDVAPVICHADPHQGNLLLGSAPGDGTGTPARSGAGGESAGVWLVDWDDAVLAPREADLIFVVGGVFSFAPITATDVAAFFDGYTPASGGCRRGDLDESRLTHYRATRALTDFLDFAEEVLDRGPSEPDRAASLRIAAGAVSPDGLVTITLSEAPAEH; this comes from the coding sequence GTGGAGCTGCTCCGCCGGGTCCGCGAGGACTTCGGCATCCCGCTCATCGGCGTCCGACCCACCGGGTTGGGCGCCGATGCGCGTGCCACCCTCTGGCGCGGCGAGACCGCCGACGGCACCGGGTATGCCGTGAAGTCCAGCACCGCTCCCCAGCCCGGTCTCGTCGTGGCCGACTTCCTCGCGGCCTGCGGGGTGCCCGGGGTCCCCGACCCGGTCCGGACGACCGGCGGGTCGCTCACCGCCCCGCTCGCCGACGGCTCCGTCGTGAGTGTGGTGCCGTGGATCGACGGGGCTCGCGCGATCGAGACCGGTCTCGACGGTCGCCACTGGCGCGCCTTCGGAGCGGCGCTCGGCGCCGTCCACGCGACCGCCCCCGCGGCACCGCTGCTCGATGGCCCGGACCGGCCCGGGCTGCTGGCGCTCGACCGGCACGACCCCACCCCAGAGGTGCGGCGGGCGCGCGAGTTCGGCTCCCGACTGGACGCAGCGCTGGGTCAGTCGCCGGAGGACCGGCTGCTGTCCGAGCTGGCCGGGCTCTGGCACCTGCACGGCGGGCGCGTCCTCGAGGTCGCCGCCCTCGCCGAGTCGACCGCCCTGGACCGGCCGGCCTGGCAGGACGTCGCACCCGTGATCTGCCACGCCGACCCGCACCAGGGCAACCTGCTGCTGGGGTCGGCGCCTGGCGACGGCACCGGCACCCCCGCCAGGTCGGGTGCGGGCGGCGAGAGCGCCGGGGTGTGGCTGGTCGACTGGGACGACGCGGTGCTGGCGCCTCGCGAGGCCGACCTGATCTTCGTGGTCGGCGGCGTCTTCTCGTTCGCGCCGATCACGGCCACCGACGTGGCCGCGTTCTTCGACGGCTACACCCCGGCGTCGGGCGGCTGTCGCCGGGGCGACCTCGACGAGTCCCGGCTGACGCACTACCGGGCGACACGGGCGTTGACCGACTTCCTCGACTTCGCGGAGGAAGTCCTCGACCGCGGGCCCAGCGAGCCCGACCGTGCGGCGTCTCTGCGGATCGCCGCAGGCGCCGTCTCGCCGGACGGACTGGTCACGATCACCCTGTCGGAAGCCCCTGCCGAGCACTAG
- a CDS encoding lysylphosphatidylglycerol synthase transmembrane domain-containing protein: protein MALHTELFTPTALTAPLRPVTARARGARRTPGGGRGGRGAAKLLVSGALATGIVALALPKVAGAEWTDIATALKGLSLGQLAVLTVLWLAGLWAQTPALTAALPGLSHRRALMLNLTGSFVSNLLPLGGAAGTVANWRMARSWGFESPAFARWAVLTNLVDTLLKFVLPGLALCWLGVAGVEVSSSVSTAAYVGLGLLTASVAAVWLVARDDRAVRWLGRVADRVVARVPFLPQADEGYAERAASFRRESAGLVAAGWGRMIGGKLAYAALQAVLLWACLRVVGADVHPAVVGAAFAVERILTMVAITPGATGIVELGMTGVLVAFHGEPATAAAGVLLYRAFIFGMEIPVGGLSMLAWSLRRRGAAVPA from the coding sequence ATGGCCCTCCACACCGAGCTGTTCACGCCGACGGCACTGACCGCACCCCTGCGGCCGGTGACTGCGCGCGCTCGGGGAGCCCGCCGCACTCCGGGGGGAGGCCGCGGCGGGCGGGGGGCCGCCAAGCTGCTCGTGAGCGGGGCACTGGCCACCGGGATCGTGGCGCTCGCCCTGCCCAAGGTCGCCGGCGCCGAGTGGACCGACATCGCCACCGCGCTCAAGGGACTGTCGCTCGGCCAGCTCGCGGTCCTGACGGTGCTCTGGCTGGCCGGGCTCTGGGCCCAGACGCCGGCGCTGACCGCGGCCCTGCCGGGGCTCTCGCACCGCCGGGCGCTGATGCTCAACCTGACCGGGTCGTTCGTGTCCAACCTGCTGCCGCTCGGGGGCGCGGCCGGCACGGTGGCCAACTGGCGGATGGCCCGGTCCTGGGGTTTCGAGTCGCCGGCCTTTGCCCGCTGGGCGGTCCTGACCAACCTCGTCGACACCCTCCTGAAGTTCGTCCTCCCCGGCCTGGCGCTGTGCTGGCTGGGGGTCGCGGGCGTCGAGGTGTCCAGCAGCGTCAGCACGGCGGCCTACGTCGGTCTCGGGCTGCTCACCGCCAGCGTCGCGGCAGTGTGGCTGGTGGCGCGCGACGACCGTGCGGTGCGTTGGCTGGGGCGGGTCGCCGACCGGGTCGTCGCCCGGGTGCCGTTCCTGCCCCAGGCCGACGAGGGGTATGCCGAGCGGGCGGCGTCGTTCCGCCGCGAGAGTGCCGGGCTGGTCGCCGCCGGCTGGGGCCGGATGATCGGCGGCAAGCTCGCGTATGCCGCGTTGCAGGCCGTGCTGCTCTGGGCCTGCCTGCGGGTGGTCGGGGCCGACGTGCACCCGGCGGTCGTGGGGGCGGCCTTCGCGGTCGAGCGGATCCTCACCATGGTGGCGATCACCCCGGGTGCCACCGGCATCGTCGAGCTCGGCATGACCGGTGTGCTGGTGGCCTTCCACGGCGAGCCGGCCACCGCCGCGGCGGGCGTGCTGCTCTACCGTGCGTTCATCTTCGGGATGGAGATCCCGGTCGGAGGCCTGTCGATGCTGGCCTGGTCGCTGCGTCGCCGCGGCGCTGCCGTCCCCGCCTGA